The genomic segment ACCGCCGCCGATCCGGTGGACATGGTAAAGAAGCCGGCCGTGCCCTAAGGCACGGGTTCTCAAACCAGCGCGGCCCATAATGCGCGCGGCACTTTCCCGCCCGGCGGGCGCGCTCGGATCGAGACTACCCGGATTTCTTGAAGCAACAGGCCCAAAACGGTAAGATCGATAGAATCAAAACGCGGCTTCCCCGGGGGTCTCGCCGCCACGGCGGTTCACGCACCGCATATGGCATGACCGCTTTCATACGAACCCCGTCACGGATGGCTGCCCGGATCCGGTCAAAGGCGAATGGACATGCGTACCGCTCGATTATTCATCCTGCTTTGCCTGATCGGATGCGGACCCGCATTCAGCCAGGCACAAACCCTGTATTCCACAGCCTTCGACGGGCCTCCGTTTGTCGATGGGAGCCTGCCCGGTCAGGACGGCTGGATCAGCACCAATTCCCCGGAGACGCCCGGCCTGGCGATCGTGCAGAGCGCGTTCAACTTCAGCCCGCCACGATCCGTCCGCATCGACGCCGCGCTGACCACGTTGTCAAACTGGTGGTGGAAACCGCTGGATCACGCTGTGCATGCGTCGGCCGCGGCGATCCAGATTGATTTTCGTCTTTACATCGATCGAAACGCCGGCAGCCCCAGCACGCTTTGGGGCATAGACGTGTATGACGGCTCGCTGCCATTTACCCGCCGCGTGACGGCCGTGGCGGTGAACGCCTCCAATGAACTGCTGGTCTGGGACAATTTGAATTTTGTCAATACGAGTGTTTTGGTGACCCCCAACCACTGGAACGAGTTTCGCGTGTTTCTGAATTACGCGACGGGCCAGCGAAACGTTGCGGTCTATTTTAACGGCGTCCGCGTCGCCTATCGCCAGGCCTTCGGCCAGGGGGCCAACGACCTTCTCGCCGACGTCGACTTCTACCATGTCGATGCCGGCGGGAACGATCGCGCCTACTTCGACGATTTCTCGGTCCAAGCGCTGGCAGACGCCGATGGTGACGGCCTCCCCGACAATCAAGATGCCTGTCCGAATACCCAGGCCGGCGATCTGATCGACCCCAACGGCTGCTCCACGCTCGATGACGATGGCGATGGCGTATTGAACGACGCGGACAACTGCCCCCAGACGCCCGCGTGCGCCGTCGCGGACAGCGCCGGCTGCCCGTTCGACTCCGACGGCGACAGCGTCATGAACGGATGCGACAACTGCGACACGGTCCCCAACGGTCCGAACGAAGACAATCAGGCCGACGCCGACGGCGACGGGCGCGGCGATGCCTGCGATGTCTGCCCGTTCCGGCGGCCCGGCGACACCACCGGCGACGAGATCGTGGACGGCCGAGACGCCCAATTGTTCGTGCGAATCCTCACCGGCGGAATGGGCACGCCCGATGAGACCTGCGCCTGCGATGTGAACGAAGATACCCTTGTCAGCGAAGCCGATATTCCGGGCTTCGTGACCTTGCTGCTCAATCAGTAGGCGCGGAACGAGCCACCCCCACGGCGGACCGGTGAGGCACTCGTGCTGACGGACCGACCGGTCCTACATCCCCAGAACTTTGTCGGTGAATTGTTGAATGTCGCGGCCGTCGATCTGGCCGTCGGCGTTGAGATCGGCGCGCATGACATCGCAGCCCGGCGATTCCGCCTGCTGTTTGTCGCGGTCGATCAATGCTCCGACAAACGGCGAAACATCATCCACGTTGACCGCGCCGTCGCAGTTCAGGTCGCCGGCGGTCGCCTGGCATTGCGCCGTGACGCCCTCGAACTTCGGCGTGTAATCCGGAAAGACAAACGACAAATTGGGATTGCCCAGGCGATGCTGGACGATTTCGGCCAGCACATCGCGGTAGTCAATCGTCACGGCGAGGTCCAGCCCCTCAAAAAGCTGCTCGGGCTGGAGACCCGGCCAGTGGCTCAACACGCGACCGCCGGTGATGTTGCCGCCGATGACGAACATGACGCCGCCATGGCCGTGATCCGTGCCCAGGCCGCCATTCTCTTGAAGGCGCCGGCCGAACTCGGTCTGTACGATGATGGTTACGTTGCGCCCGTTGCCGGCGTAGATGTCGGCATGGAACGCCGCCAGCGCGGACGCCAACGTCGCCATGCTGTTCGCCATGCCGCCCTGGACCGAACCCTGCGAGACGTGCGTGTCCCAACTGTTGAGATTGTCGACCGCGATCGCCTCGACGCCGACCTCGGCCTTGATGAGCGCGGCCGTTGATCGCAGCGACAGCCCCAGCGTGCTGTTCGGATACACCGCACCGCCGGCCGGCTGATAACCGTTGAAGTTGATGGAATTGAGCAGATCAATCGTCTGCTGCGAGGTGATGGCGCTGGTTTGCAGCGGCTCGCCGACGCCGGCGTACATCTGCTCGAGGACTGCTTTTCGCGCCGCGAGCGTCCCCGCGTCGCCGCCCAGACCGTATTGTTCCGGCTTGGGCACGGAGATTGATTTCGGCCCGCCGACCAGAGACTGTTGCAGGCCGTAGTTCACGCCCACGCCGCGCAGGATCGAACCCGGCACCATCGGCGGAATGCTCGCCAAATGGCGACCGATCCACCCCGACCCCAGCGTGATGTCGGCCGGCTTGCCGACTTCGGCGAAACGCTGCATGTCAAAGTGCGAACGCGAAGTGTCGTTAATGCCGCAGGCGTGAATCACGAGCAGATGCCCCGCCTGATAGGCCGGCATCAGCGGCTCAAGGACCTTCGGAAATCCAAAAAACCCATCCAAGTCGATCGCCGCCATCGGATGCCCGCTGTCGGGGCGCGGGATCGCAAGAGTCGGCC from the Planctomycetia bacterium genome contains:
- a CDS encoding DUF1501 domain-containing protein, which codes for MSHADCQGCSEYLQLTRRQFMAAAGGTALAASAPAWLPRVALADDFCSTRDVLVYIFLRGGADGLSLCPPIGEDEYYLRRPTLAIPRPDSGHPMAAIDLDGFFGFPKVLEPLMPAYQAGHLLVIHACGINDTSRSHFDMQRFAEVGKPADITLGSGWIGRHLASIPPMVPGSILRGVGVNYGLQQSLVGGPKSISVPKPEQYGLGGDAGTLAARKAVLEQMYAGVGEPLQTSAITSQQTIDLLNSINFNGYQPAGGAVYPNSTLGLSLRSTAALIKAEVGVEAIAVDNLNSWDTHVSQGSVQGGMANSMATLASALAAFHADIYAGNGRNVTIIVQTEFGRRLQENGGLGTDHGHGGVMFVIGGNITGGRVLSHWPGLQPEQLFEGLDLAVTIDYRDVLAEIVQHRLGNPNLSFVFPDYTPKFEGVTAQCQATAGDLNCDGAVNVDDVSPFVGALIDRDKQQAESPGCDVMRADLNADGQIDGRDIQQFTDKVLGM
- a CDS encoding thrombospondin type 3 repeat-containing protein; this encodes MRTARLFILLCLIGCGPAFSQAQTLYSTAFDGPPFVDGSLPGQDGWISTNSPETPGLAIVQSAFNFSPPRSVRIDAALTTLSNWWWKPLDHAVHASAAAIQIDFRLYIDRNAGSPSTLWGIDVYDGSLPFTRRVTAVAVNASNELLVWDNLNFVNTSVLVTPNHWNEFRVFLNYATGQRNVAVYFNGVRVAYRQAFGQGANDLLADVDFYHVDAGGNDRAYFDDFSVQALADADGDGLPDNQDACPNTQAGDLIDPNGCSTLDDDGDGVLNDADNCPQTPACAVADSAGCPFDSDGDSVMNGCDNCDTVPNGPNEDNQADADGDGRGDACDVCPFRRPGDTTGDEIVDGRDAQLFVRILTGGMGTPDETCACDVNEDTLVSEADIPGFVTLLLNQ